Proteins from one Pontibacter kalidii genomic window:
- a CDS encoding recombinase family protein, with amino-acid sequence MKYVAYYRVSTKKQGQSGLGLDSQREMVKGFLKAGDTLLAEHIEVESGKRNDRPELEAAIALAKREQAQLLIAKLDRLSRNAGFIFKLRDSHVDFLAVDMPDANTLTIGIFAVLAQHERELISSRTRAALQQKKLQGFALGTPENLTQGARTKGLQIRQENAASHKANRQATELIQMYREKDMTYQQIADRLNSHGFTTRRGKKFFAITVQRLHVRQGQLQTDALTSVV; translated from the coding sequence ATGAAGTACGTGGCCTACTACCGGGTCTCCACCAAGAAGCAAGGCCAGAGCGGGCTGGGCCTGGACTCGCAGCGCGAGATGGTGAAAGGTTTCCTGAAGGCCGGCGACACACTGCTGGCCGAGCACATCGAGGTGGAGAGCGGCAAGCGCAACGACCGACCGGAGCTGGAGGCGGCCATTGCCCTAGCGAAGCGGGAGCAGGCCCAGCTGCTGATCGCCAAGCTCGATCGTCTCAGTCGTAACGCCGGGTTTATCTTCAAGCTGCGTGACAGCCACGTGGACTTTCTAGCCGTGGATATGCCCGATGCCAATACTCTGACCATCGGAATCTTCGCCGTATTGGCCCAGCATGAGCGGGAGTTAATCAGCTCCAGGACCAGAGCCGCGCTCCAGCAAAAGAAGCTACAGGGTTTTGCCTTGGGTACGCCTGAGAACTTGACCCAGGGAGCCAGGACGAAAGGACTTCAGATACGGCAGGAGAACGCAGCATCGCACAAAGCCAACCGACAGGCCACGGAACTGATCCAGATGTATCGGGAAAAGGATATGACCTATCAGCAAATTGCTGACCGGCTTAACAGCCACGGCTTCACCACCCGCAGGGGAAAGAAGTTCTTTGCCATCACCGTTCAGCGGCTGCACGTCCGACAAGGGCAGCTTCAAACGGATGCCCTCACCAGCGTAGTTTAG